The Geothrix sp. genome window below encodes:
- the argB gene encoding acetylglutamate kinase — MPLSPNPYAALKEASRYVRLFRGKTFVVKVGGEVLTEPKIRKALCEQIALLWSFSIRVVVVHGGGAELDAVCKAMHIPVQKVAGRRVTSPEVLDAAKMVFAGQVHMDLLADLQAAGVPAVGLTGLDAGLLKASKRPPVAVVPDGATEPQLVDFGLVGDIDAVDPHVLSHLLDGGFVPVVAPLSGGEDGAIYNTNADTIASSLASALGAEKLFFLLSVPGLLKDVAKASSLIPHATLDQLAAFEAKGIISGGMRPKAAAVKAAIQGGVPSVHLVSGLAPDALLAEVFTNEGSGTMIVAAQPATGSLAAPAAGGAKP; from the coding sequence ATGCCCCTTTCCCCCAATCCCTACGCCGCCCTCAAGGAAGCCTCCCGATATGTCCGCCTGTTCCGCGGCAAGACCTTCGTGGTGAAGGTGGGCGGCGAGGTGCTGACGGAACCCAAGATCCGCAAGGCCCTCTGTGAGCAGATCGCCCTGCTCTGGTCCTTCTCCATCCGCGTGGTGGTGGTGCACGGGGGCGGGGCCGAGCTGGATGCCGTCTGCAAGGCCATGCACATCCCCGTGCAGAAGGTGGCGGGGCGCCGCGTGACGAGCCCCGAGGTGCTGGATGCCGCCAAGATGGTCTTTGCGGGCCAGGTCCACATGGACCTCCTGGCGGATCTGCAGGCCGCGGGCGTGCCCGCCGTGGGCCTCACGGGTCTTGACGCCGGTCTGCTGAAAGCCAGCAAGCGGCCCCCGGTGGCCGTGGTGCCGGACGGCGCCACCGAGCCCCAGCTGGTGGACTTCGGCCTGGTGGGTGACATCGACGCCGTGGATCCCCATGTCCTCAGCCATCTGCTGGACGGCGGGTTCGTGCCCGTGGTGGCGCCCCTGTCCGGCGGCGAAGACGGCGCCATCTACAACACCAATGCCGACACCATCGCATCGAGCCTGGCCTCGGCTCTGGGCGCCGAGAAGCTCTTCTTCCTGCTTTCCGTGCCGGGCCTGCTGAAGGATGTCGCCAAGGCCTCCTCCCTCATTCCCCATGCCACGCTGGACCAGCTCGCCGCCTTCGAGGCCAAGGGCATCATCAGCGGCGGCATGCGCCCCAAGGCGGCGGCGGTGAAGGCGGCCATCCAGGGCGGCGTCCCCAGCGTCCACCTGGTCAGCGGCCTCGCGCCGGACGCCCTGCTGGCGGAAGTCTTCACCAACGAGGGCAGCGGGACGATGATCGTCGCCGCCCAGCCTGCCACTGGATCTTTGGCGGCGCCTGCCGCCGGCGGAGCCAAGCCATGA
- a CDS encoding N-acetylornithine carbamoyltransferase produces MKHFTRISDLGPEGVQQILAKAATWKRERPGAIFTDRILGMVFFNPSLRTRASFEAAMLRHGGHAIVLEVGAGTWKLEDRDGAIMNGDRAEHVREGVPVLGRYADLLAVRTFSGGEGDAVDETDPVINAFRRFSTVPVLSMESAREHPHQGLADLLTIQETHGSTKVPVTLTWAPHIKPLPKAVPNSFLLTAAACGAEIRVAHPKGYELAPEVRAEAEAYAAVTGGKITYTNDQDAALEGSAAVYAKAWGPSTSSGIEAAPMADLAAWMPTAAHLRKASKEAIFIHCLPVRRNLEVHDSVLDGPWSRVVDEAENRFHVQRATIHSLLSQS; encoded by the coding sequence ATGAAGCACTTCACCCGCATCTCGGACCTCGGGCCTGAAGGGGTCCAGCAGATCCTCGCCAAGGCCGCGACCTGGAAGCGCGAGCGGCCCGGCGCCATCTTCACGGACCGCATCCTGGGCATGGTCTTCTTCAACCCCAGCCTGCGCACCCGGGCCAGTTTCGAGGCCGCCATGCTGCGCCACGGCGGCCACGCCATCGTGCTGGAAGTGGGCGCGGGCACCTGGAAGCTGGAGGACCGCGACGGCGCCATCATGAATGGGGACCGGGCGGAACATGTGCGCGAGGGCGTGCCCGTGCTGGGCCGCTACGCCGACCTGCTGGCCGTGCGCACCTTCAGCGGCGGCGAGGGCGATGCGGTGGATGAGACCGATCCCGTCATCAACGCCTTCCGGCGCTTCTCCACGGTGCCCGTGCTGAGCATGGAGAGCGCCCGGGAACATCCCCATCAGGGCCTGGCGGACCTGCTCACCATCCAGGAGACCCACGGCAGCACGAAGGTGCCCGTCACCCTCACCTGGGCGCCCCACATCAAGCCCCTGCCCAAGGCGGTGCCCAACTCCTTCCTCCTGACGGCCGCGGCCTGCGGGGCCGAGATCCGCGTGGCCCACCCCAAGGGCTACGAGCTGGCGCCGGAGGTCCGCGCCGAGGCCGAGGCCTATGCCGCGGTCACCGGCGGGAAGATCACCTACACGAACGACCAGGATGCCGCCCTGGAGGGCAGCGCCGCCGTCTATGCCAAGGCCTGGGGCCCCTCCACCAGCTCCGGAATCGAGGCGGCCCCCATGGCCGATCTGGCGGCCTGGATGCCCACCGCTGCCCACCTGCGGAAGGCCTCGAAGGAGGCCATCTTCATCCACTGCCTGCCCGTGCGCCGCAACCTGGAAGTCCACGACAGCGTCCTCGACGGGCCCTGGAGCCGCGTCGTGGATGAGGCCGAGAACCGCTTCCATGTGCAGCGGGCCACCATCCACTCCCTGCTGTCGCAGTCCTGA
- a CDS encoding aminotransferase class III-fold pyridoxal phosphate-dependent enzyme, producing MTTPVSVPALLPTYAPYPFLLIRGEGDRVFDDQGQAWWDFYGGHCVCATGHSHPAVVKAVADQAASLLFYSAAAALPVRDAAAAQITAFAGMDSVFFCNSGAEANENALKMALLLTGRKKLAAFEGGWHGRTLLALSVTDDPKITAPFADQLVPCLRLPFGDLAALEAADFSDIAGVILEPIQSMAGVKTAAADWFWALRAKCDAAGTLLIFDEVQTGMGRLGTPFAAQFYGARPDLITSAKGLASGVPMGALLMTAAVASRLKGGDLGSTFGGGPLACAALIATLSVIEDEGLMKNATAAAARLRQELKGSVVTEVLGEGLLLGLRSPHAAALKKHLLARRILVGGSGDPTVLRLMPPLNISGEALIALITAIHAFAKP from the coding sequence ATGACCACCCCCGTTTCAGTCCCCGCCCTGCTCCCCACCTACGCCCCCTATCCCTTCCTCCTGATCCGGGGCGAGGGCGACCGGGTCTTCGACGACCAGGGGCAGGCCTGGTGGGACTTCTACGGCGGCCACTGCGTCTGCGCCACGGGTCACAGCCACCCCGCCGTCGTGAAGGCCGTGGCCGATCAGGCCGCCTCACTGCTCTTCTATTCAGCCGCGGCGGCCCTGCCGGTGCGGGACGCGGCCGCCGCGCAGATCACCGCGTTCGCCGGCATGGATTCCGTCTTCTTCTGCAACAGCGGCGCCGAGGCCAACGAGAACGCCCTGAAGATGGCGCTGCTCCTCACGGGCCGGAAGAAGCTGGCGGCCTTCGAGGGCGGCTGGCATGGGCGCACCCTCCTGGCCCTGTCCGTCACGGACGATCCGAAGATCACCGCGCCCTTTGCCGATCAGCTTGTGCCCTGCCTGCGCCTGCCCTTCGGGGATCTCGCCGCGCTCGAAGCGGCCGATTTCTCGGACATCGCCGGCGTCATCCTCGAGCCCATCCAGAGCATGGCGGGCGTGAAGACCGCGGCCGCTGACTGGTTCTGGGCCCTCCGGGCCAAGTGCGATGCGGCCGGCACCCTGCTCATCTTCGACGAAGTGCAGACCGGCATGGGTCGCCTCGGCACCCCATTCGCCGCCCAGTTCTACGGCGCCCGCCCCGACCTCATCACCTCTGCCAAAGGCCTCGCGTCCGGCGTGCCCATGGGTGCCCTGCTCATGACGGCCGCCGTGGCATCGAGGCTCAAGGGCGGAGATCTGGGCAGCACCTTCGGTGGAGGCCCCCTGGCCTGCGCCGCCCTGATCGCCACGCTGAGCGTGATCGAGGACGAGGGCCTGATGAAGAACGCCACGGCCGCCGCCGCGCGCCTGCGGCAGGAGCTGAAGGGCTCCGTGGTGACAGAGGTGCTCGGAGAAGGCCTGCTGCTGGGCCTCCGCAGCCCCCACGCCGCCGCCCTCAAGAAGCACCTGCTGGCCCGCCGCATCCTCGTGGGCGGCTCGGGCGACCCCACGGTGCTGCGCCTCATGCCGCCCCTCAACATCAGCGGAGAAGCCCTCATCGCCCTCATCACCGCCATCCATGCCTTCGCCAAGCCCTGA